Proteins from a single region of Chlamydia buteonis:
- a CDS encoding site-specific tyrosine recombinase XerD: protein MTSAQFCDAILEQFTLFLSVDRGLSCNSISAYCQDITLFLKINAITSIAEISQDSVHLFVHQLHKRKEAEATLARRLIALKVFFRFLKEAKLLEHPPLIEHPKIWKRLPTVLTPKEVDTLLALPKQTKTSSIISTRDTAILHTLYSTGIRVSELCGLHIGDVSDDFLRVTGKGAKTRLVPLGKLASEAIDAYLCPFRENLQKKQPEEHHLFLSIRGHKLERSCVWKRIHYYAKQFTHKRVSPHSLRHAFATHLLDNKADLRVIQEMLGHARIASTEVYTHVAADTLMENFLSYHPRNLS, encoded by the coding sequence ATGACCTCAGCCCAGTTTTGCGATGCCATCCTTGAACAATTTACTCTTTTTCTATCAGTAGATCGCGGTCTTAGCTGCAATTCGATTTCCGCATATTGTCAGGACATTACCCTATTCCTAAAAATAAACGCCATTACATCAATTGCAGAAATCTCTCAAGACAGTGTGCATCTGTTTGTTCATCAGCTACATAAACGCAAAGAAGCTGAAGCTACTTTAGCACGTCGTCTGATCGCCTTAAAAGTATTTTTTCGATTTCTCAAAGAGGCGAAACTTCTTGAACACCCTCCTCTTATCGAACATCCTAAAATTTGGAAACGACTACCGACTGTACTCACACCAAAAGAAGTGGATACTCTTTTAGCGCTTCCTAAGCAAACTAAAACCTCCTCTATAATCTCTACTAGAGATACGGCTATTCTTCACACGCTATACTCTACAGGTATACGTGTATCTGAGCTCTGTGGTTTACATATAGGAGATGTTAGCGATGACTTTCTTCGCGTTACAGGAAAAGGTGCTAAAACACGACTTGTTCCCTTAGGGAAACTTGCGAGCGAAGCAATTGACGCCTATCTATGTCCTTTTCGAGAAAACCTCCAAAAAAAACAACCTGAGGAACACCACCTATTTCTCTCTATACGCGGACATAAACTCGAGCGTTCTTGCGTATGGAAAAGAATCCATTATTACGCAAAGCAATTCACCCATAAACGCGTCTCACCACACTCTCTAAGACATGCCTTTGCTACACATTTATTAGACAATAAGGCCGACCTCAGAGTAATTCAAGAAATGCTCGGTCATGCACGCATTGCCTCTACGGAAGTCTATACACATGTAGCAGCGGATACCCTAATGGAAAACTTTCTTTCCTATCATCCGAGAAATCTCTCCTAA